Genomic segment of Candidatus Liberimonas magnetica:
CTATATTTAAAAAATATCGGATTGGTTTTTTCATCGCATTCATAAATGATTAATTCAGATGTGCAGAAACCATCCGTATCACAAACAATCACCTTGGCTAAATAAGGTCTCAATTTGCAAAACAAAACATAACCTTTCTTAAATTTTAATGATTCACCTTCTATATTTTCTATTGAATTATAGGAAATTAGTTTTCCACTCATAGATTCTATATTTTCTAGTCCGATGAAATGACTGGATTCATCCGCTTCTGTTGTTTTATTACGCTTTTCAGTAGTGAAGAATTTTATCTTCTTGACTTCCCAATGTTCAGGGATCTTACCTATCCATTTAATACCGGAGTTATTATATTTTTGGTAAGGCTGAAACCTCATTTTAGAATTCCTCTTTAAGAAGCGTTTGTATTTCAACTGTCACCTTATCAATATCTTTTTTTATAGCTTCAAGCCCTCTTGGTGGCTCGTATTTGTAGAAATACTTGGTAAAGTTTAATTCATAACCAATTTTGTCCTTGGTTCTATCCATCCACGCATCATGATAGTATGGTTTTACTTCCCTCTCAAAATACTTATCTATATTCTGTCCTAAAGTTATTTTTTCAGAGTCCCTTAAATTGCTATCAGGCTGATACTTACTCTTTACATCAAGAACATAATCTGCTGTTTCGTCGTGTTCAGACAAAGCTAATATTATTGATTTGATGAATGTTGGCTTTAAATCAAATCCTTTCAATGCCTTACTGACTTCTTTTTCAAATGCTTTCCAATTCCTATATAAGCGATTGCCGATGTTCTTCAAAGCTTTAATAATTTTATCCTGTCTCTGCTTCCCTTGCACCTCTTCGTCTAATTTATTTATTGGATTTTTGCTATTACTTTCGGCCAATCCTGAAAAAGCACCTACAGCATAAAGATTTTCAAGCCTTTCTTCGTTGACCTGATAATTAAGTTGCAAAGGTCGCTCTACTATAACCTTTGTATATCCAAATTCTTCTTTCGCAAATATCTTGCAGAATTCATTTTCCTCAAATCCATTATATAGTTCTACTATTTTCTGTATATGTTCAGGGGAGAGTTCGTTCCTTTTGTTGCCTAGGCTTTTTCTCATTTTATGGAAATAGGAAGTCGCATTAATAAGCTGTATCTTGTCAACTCTCTGAGTAGGTTTGTCATTTGTCATAACCCAAATATAGGTATTTATGCCAGTATTGTAAAATAACTGATTAGGGAGAGCGATAATCGCTTCAAGCATGTCATTTTCAATTATCCATTTTCGAATATCACTTTCCCCCTGGCCTGCATCACCCGTAAACAATGGAGAACCATTTGTAATGGCCGCTATTCTTGATCTCTCTTCCTTTTTCATCTTTGATATCATGTTCTGAATAAATAGCAACTGACCGTCATTGATCCTGGGAACTCCTGCGCCAAATCTTCCATCAAATCCTTTCTCTGCCTCTTTATTAACAGCTTCCTCATCCTTTTCCCATTTCGTGCCATAAGGCGGATTTGAAATTATAAAATCAAACTTCATATCAGAAAACTG
This window contains:
- a CDS encoding type I restriction-modification system subunit M; translated protein: MSNFQEKITFIWDLADLLRGDFKRNEYQKVILPFTVLKRFDCVLSDSKKAVLEAYNKYKDKFENLEHVLRSASKNKKGETLGFYNYSKYDFKTLLEDPEHIEQNLLHYMDSFSKNVQDIFDNFGIKEHIKQLAKSDILYLLIKKFSDSKVDLHPDQVSNHEMGTIFEELVRKFSEQSNEEAGDHFTPREVVSLMTHLMFENSEVDIKKKNIIKTVYDPACGTGGMLTGSKDYITSINKAVEVVLFGQELQPEIYAICKADMLMKGENSDNIKGPLSTLSKDQFSDMKFDFIISNPPYGTKWEKDEEAVNKEAEKGFDGRFGAGVPRINDGQLLFIQNMISKMKKEERSRIAAITNGSPLFTGDAGQGESDIRKWIIENDMLEAIIALPNQLFYNTGINTYIWVMTNDKPTQRVDKIQLINATSYFHKMRKSLGNKRNELSPEHIQKIVELYNGFEENEFCKIFAKEEFGYTKVIVERPLQLNYQVNEERLENLYAVGAFSGLAESNSKNPINKLDEEVQGKQRQDKIIKALKNIGNRLYRNWKAFEKEVSKALKGFDLKPTFIKSIILALSEHDETADYVLDVKSKYQPDSNLRDSEKITLGQNIDKYFEREVKPYYHDAWMDRTKDKIGYELNFTKYFYKYEPPRGLEAIKKDIDKVTVEIQTLLKEEF